One segment of Nocardioides sp. QY071 DNA contains the following:
- a CDS encoding SDR family NAD(P)-dependent oxidoreductase: MSGERVALVTGGSKGVGQGIAVGLAEAGWTVVVSGRDESRLAATVARVDAAGGHGSARTCHHEDDAEVAALVRGVAEEHGRLDLLVNNVWAGPRMNHLRPERFWERPLSDWDSLVGIGLRAHFVATHAAAPILVAQGSGLVVNVSSVGARAYLHSTLYGVGKAGLDKMTQDLALELGADGVTVLSLWPGLVRTEQLLASGLESIAGVPVSDAETPELQGRVVAALAADPAVHGRTGTVVVTAEAAAEYGIAEPDGGVPVSPRVMFGLA, encoded by the coding sequence GTGAGCGGCGAGCGGGTCGCCCTCGTCACCGGTGGCAGCAAGGGGGTCGGGCAGGGCATCGCGGTCGGCCTCGCCGAGGCCGGCTGGACGGTCGTGGTGTCCGGGCGCGACGAGTCCCGGCTGGCCGCGACCGTGGCCCGGGTCGACGCTGCCGGCGGACACGGCAGCGCCCGCACGTGCCACCACGAGGACGACGCCGAGGTCGCCGCGCTGGTCCGCGGCGTCGCCGAGGAGCACGGCCGGCTGGACCTGCTCGTCAACAACGTCTGGGCCGGGCCGCGGATGAACCACCTGCGCCCCGAGCGGTTCTGGGAGCGGCCGTTGTCGGACTGGGACAGCCTGGTCGGGATCGGCCTGCGCGCCCATTTCGTCGCGACCCACGCCGCCGCGCCGATCCTCGTCGCGCAGGGGAGCGGCCTGGTCGTCAACGTCTCCTCTGTCGGCGCCCGCGCCTACCTCCACTCCACGCTGTACGGCGTCGGGAAGGCCGGCCTCGACAAGATGACCCAGGACCTCGCGCTCGAGCTCGGCGCCGACGGCGTCACGGTGCTCTCGCTGTGGCCCGGCCTGGTCCGCACCGAGCAGCTGCTCGCCAGCGGCCTGGAGTCCATCGCCGGCGTACCCGTCTCCGACGCCGAGACGCCTGAGCTGCAGGGCCGCGTGGTCGCCGCACTGGCCGCCGATCCCGCCGTCCACGGGCGGACCGGAACGGTGGTCGTCACCGCCGAGGCCGCCGCGGAGTACGGCATCGCCGAGCCGGACGGGGGAGTGCCGGTCTCGCCGCGGGTGATGTTCGGGCTCGCCTAG
- a CDS encoding sulfite exporter TauE/SafE family protein, with protein sequence MELVVLAAVAVAVFVVAALVQAVTGFGSALAAVPGLLLVTDPARAVVAATVVSLVLTAGVAVREREYVDRRDAAVLTIAGLAGMPVGLVLLAVADEGPLSAGIAVAMLVMVALLAAGLRVGRRGLPVVGVISGGLLTSTGMNGPPLVMALVDREPRRYRATLQAVFAGQDVVAVAAFVVLGHVDLDVLALALGGVAGLPLGWRLGDGIFHRVPPARLRPLVIGTLVASAVAVLVTAVA encoded by the coding sequence GTGGAGCTGGTCGTCCTCGCCGCCGTGGCGGTCGCGGTGTTCGTGGTGGCCGCGCTGGTCCAGGCAGTGACCGGCTTCGGGTCCGCGCTGGCCGCCGTACCCGGCCTGCTGCTGGTCACCGACCCCGCTCGGGCGGTGGTCGCCGCGACCGTGGTCAGCCTGGTGTTGACGGCAGGCGTCGCGGTGCGGGAGCGGGAGTACGTCGACCGGCGTGATGCCGCCGTGCTGACGATCGCCGGCCTCGCCGGCATGCCCGTCGGGCTGGTGCTGCTCGCCGTCGCGGACGAGGGACCGCTGTCGGCCGGCATCGCCGTGGCGATGCTGGTGATGGTCGCGCTGCTGGCCGCCGGGCTCCGGGTCGGCCGCCGCGGCCTGCCGGTCGTCGGTGTCATCAGCGGGGGACTGCTCACCTCGACCGGGATGAACGGGCCGCCCCTGGTGATGGCGCTCGTCGACCGGGAGCCGCGGCGCTACCGGGCCACCTTGCAGGCCGTCTTCGCCGGGCAGGACGTCGTCGCCGTGGCGGCCTTCGTGGTCCTCGGCCACGTCGACCTCGACGTGCTGGCACTCGCGCTCGGTGGCGTCGCCGGACTGCCACTCGGGTGGCGCCTCGGCGACGGCATCTTCCACCGGGTCCCGCCCGCCCGGCTGCGTCCGCTGGTCATCGGCACGCTCGTCGCCTCGGCCGTCGCAGTGCTGGTCACCGCGGTCGCCTGA
- a CDS encoding MaoC/PaaZ C-terminal domain-containing protein yields the protein MSTLPADGAPAGDWLGLAVGERTVAWTDRDPILFALAVGARADDLDLVFEDRLRVLPGFALTLAQWAPDVLGAAGAWEVGTALHGAQSLTVLEPLPASGELTMSARVTGVWDKGTAAVYDLAVESDFFIATWSLFAPGRGGFGGERGAGRPAAPEGDPAWTAGATTADNAALLYRLLGDRHHIHVDPVAAARIDQPRPILHGLATLAAATLAAARETGVQPADLTKLEGRFASPVFPGEPLVVRGWSDGALEVATERGPAITAGRAVFG from the coding sequence ATGAGCACCCTTCCCGCCGACGGCGCACCCGCCGGCGACTGGCTCGGCCTGGCCGTCGGCGAGCGCACCGTGGCCTGGACCGACCGCGACCCGATCCTGTTCGCGCTCGCGGTCGGCGCCCGGGCCGACGACCTCGACCTGGTCTTCGAGGACCGGCTGCGAGTGCTGCCCGGCTTCGCGCTCACCCTCGCGCAGTGGGCGCCGGACGTGCTGGGCGCGGCCGGCGCCTGGGAGGTCGGTACGGCGCTGCACGGCGCCCAGTCGCTCACCGTCCTCGAGCCGCTGCCGGCGAGCGGCGAGCTGACCATGTCTGCGCGGGTCACCGGGGTGTGGGACAAGGGCACGGCGGCGGTCTACGACCTCGCGGTCGAGAGCGACTTCTTCATCGCCACCTGGTCGCTGTTCGCGCCGGGGCGTGGCGGCTTCGGCGGCGAGCGTGGCGCGGGCCGTCCGGCCGCACCCGAGGGCGACCCGGCCTGGACCGCGGGGGCCACGACGGCGGACAACGCCGCGCTGCTCTACCGGCTGCTCGGCGACCGGCACCACATCCATGTCGACCCCGTCGCCGCGGCCCGGATCGACCAGCCCCGGCCGATCCTGCACGGACTGGCGACCCTCGCGGCCGCGACTCTCGCCGCCGCGCGGGAGACCGGCGTACAACCCGCCGACCTGACGAAGCTGGAGGGCCGCTTCGCATCTCCGGTGTTCCCGGGGGAGCCGCTCGTCGTACGCGGCTGGTCCGACGGCGCGCTCGAGGTCGCCACGGAGCGTGGCCCGGCGATCACCGCCGGCCGCGCGGTCTTCGGCTGA
- a CDS encoding FAD-dependent oxidoreductase — MTTQYDETYDVVVVGSGAGAMAAAVTAARNGLSTVVLEKSALLGGTSAYSGAAAWLPGSEVTRRAGSADSTESGRTYLRALLGEAEAARQEAFLEGAPAVVAELEAEPAVELVAQAFPDYFDAPGRVPGGRSIVPVPLPADALPAGLADLVRPAVDRDRAGLGHHPDQPLVGGRALIGRLLHAFHDHGGTVRTGTEMTELIVVEGRVVGVIAATAGGARRIAARRGVLLGSGGFERNQDLRTKYGVPGAAAWAMAPAATNTGEPIAAAVAIGATTELMDEGWWCPGLLTPDGQAAFTLGFRGGVVVDQQGRRFANESLPYDQMGRRLSAEPGRIPAWFVFDSRSGGVAPAITMPAAPAEEHLAAGTWVRADTVAELAIDTGLPAEDLQATLDRFNAFAAAGTDGDFGRGTDEYDQFFAVGDGPNPALVPLDQPPYYAARLVLADLGTKGGLRTDVDARVLGVDDRPLPGLYATGNASASLSGACYPGPGVPIGTAMVFGWRAVQDMMR; from the coding sequence ATGACCACGCAGTACGACGAGACCTACGACGTGGTCGTGGTCGGCTCCGGAGCCGGCGCGATGGCGGCCGCGGTCACCGCCGCCCGCAACGGACTGAGCACCGTCGTGCTGGAGAAGTCCGCGCTGCTGGGCGGGACCTCGGCGTACTCCGGCGCCGCCGCCTGGCTGCCGGGCAGCGAGGTCACCCGTCGTGCGGGATCGGCGGACTCGACCGAGTCCGGCCGGACCTACCTCCGCGCGCTGCTCGGCGAGGCCGAGGCGGCGCGTCAGGAGGCCTTCCTCGAGGGCGCGCCGGCGGTGGTCGCCGAACTCGAGGCCGAGCCGGCGGTCGAGCTGGTGGCGCAGGCGTTCCCCGACTACTTCGACGCGCCCGGCCGGGTGCCGGGCGGCCGCTCGATCGTCCCGGTCCCGCTGCCGGCCGACGCGCTGCCCGCCGGGCTGGCCGACCTCGTGCGGCCCGCCGTCGACCGCGACCGCGCGGGCCTGGGGCACCACCCGGACCAGCCGCTCGTCGGTGGCCGGGCCTTGATCGGGCGCCTGCTCCATGCCTTCCACGACCACGGCGGCACCGTCCGCACCGGCACCGAGATGACCGAGCTCATCGTGGTCGAGGGCCGCGTCGTCGGCGTCATCGCCGCCACTGCTGGCGGTGCGCGCCGGATCGCCGCGCGCCGCGGCGTGCTGCTCGGCAGCGGCGGCTTCGAGCGCAACCAGGACCTCCGGACCAAGTACGGCGTCCCCGGTGCCGCCGCATGGGCGATGGCGCCGGCGGCGACCAACACCGGGGAGCCGATCGCGGCCGCCGTGGCGATCGGCGCGACCACCGAGCTGATGGACGAGGGCTGGTGGTGCCCGGGCCTGCTCACCCCGGACGGCCAGGCGGCCTTCACGCTCGGGTTCCGCGGCGGCGTCGTGGTCGACCAGCAGGGCCGTCGGTTCGCGAACGAGTCGCTGCCCTACGACCAGATGGGCCGCCGGCTCTCGGCCGAGCCGGGCCGGATCCCCGCCTGGTTCGTGTTCGACTCCCGCTCCGGCGGGGTGGCGCCGGCGATCACGATGCCGGCCGCGCCCGCCGAGGAGCACCTCGCCGCCGGCACCTGGGTGCGCGCGGACACCGTTGCGGAGCTGGCCATCGACACCGGCCTTCCGGCCGAGGACCTGCAGGCGACGCTCGACCGGTTCAACGCCTTCGCCGCCGCGGGCACCGACGGGGACTTCGGTCGCGGCACTGACGAGTACGACCAGTTCTTCGCGGTCGGCGACGGCCCCAACCCGGCGCTGGTCCCGCTCGACCAGCCGCCGTACTACGCCGCCAGGCTGGTGCTCGCCGACCTCGGCACCAAGGGCGGGCTGCGTACCGACGTCGACGCGCGTGTGCTCGGCGTCGACGACCGGCCGCTGCCCGGGCTCTACGCCACCGGCAACGCCAGCGCGTCGCTGTCGGGCGCCTGCTACCCGGGGCCGGGCGTGCCGATCGGCACGGCCATGGTCTTCGGGTGGCGGGCGGTGCAGGACATGATGCGCTGA
- a CDS encoding 3-oxoacyl-ACP reductase codes for MGNTDLTGRTAIVTGAGAGLGRAEALALAAQGANVVVNDMGDAADQVVAEIEALGRKAIAVKGDVGTWAMGEQLVGAAVDTFGSLDVVVNNAGITRDTMLFNMTEQQWDDVIRVHLKGHAAVSRAAAGYFRSASKSAGGPVFGRVVNTASEAFLFGAPGQSNYAAAKAGIVALTLSTSRGLERYGVTANAICPRARTEMTAQVFAEDPDARRLDILAPERVASFVGYLASPAAAAISGQVFVVYGDMVALMAAPTVENKFVAADGTFSVDELDARLTPYFEGRSRSRTYAAFGVANLDTTGVETLNG; via the coding sequence GTGGGCAACACCGACCTCACCGGTCGTACCGCCATCGTGACCGGCGCCGGGGCCGGGCTGGGCCGTGCCGAGGCACTGGCACTCGCCGCCCAGGGCGCGAACGTCGTCGTCAACGACATGGGCGACGCCGCCGACCAGGTCGTCGCGGAGATCGAGGCGCTCGGCAGGAAGGCGATCGCCGTCAAGGGCGACGTGGGCACGTGGGCCATGGGCGAGCAGCTCGTCGGCGCCGCGGTCGACACCTTCGGCAGCCTCGACGTCGTCGTCAACAACGCCGGCATCACTCGCGACACCATGCTCTTCAACATGACCGAGCAGCAGTGGGACGACGTGATCCGGGTCCATCTCAAGGGCCACGCCGCCGTCTCCCGCGCGGCCGCCGGCTACTTCCGCTCGGCGTCGAAGAGCGCCGGCGGGCCGGTGTTCGGCCGGGTCGTGAACACCGCGTCCGAGGCGTTCCTCTTCGGGGCCCCCGGGCAGTCCAACTACGCCGCCGCCAAGGCCGGCATCGTCGCCCTCACCCTCTCGACCTCGCGCGGCCTGGAGCGGTACGGCGTCACCGCCAACGCGATCTGCCCCCGGGCCCGCACCGAGATGACCGCCCAGGTCTTCGCCGAGGATCCCGACGCCCGGCGGCTCGACATCCTCGCGCCGGAGCGCGTCGCGTCCTTCGTCGGCTACCTCGCCTCCCCCGCTGCTGCTGCGATCAGCGGCCAGGTCTTCGTCGTGTACGGCGACATGGTCGCGCTGATGGCAGCGCCCACCGTCGAGAACAAGTTCGTCGCCGCCGACGGCACGTTCAGCGTCGACGAGCTCGATGCCCGGCTGACGCCGTACTTCGAGGGACGTTCGCGCTCGCGCACCTACGCCGCGTTCGGGGTTGCGAACCTGGACACCACCGGGGTCGAGACCCTCAACGGCTGA
- a CDS encoding IclR family transcriptional regulator — MSTSGGVLERADRDRAEERPPSMVERMTTIMVAFGSPSSRLSLEDVQDATGLPRSTAHRILNQLIALDWVRHTPAGYALGSRALGLGGGDAPEMDLRAAAAETLRSLHLETGLVVHLGVLEGADVRILDKVGGALAARVPSRVGGRLPASWALIGKAQLAFLPPEEVDALVAVQLAQTSDKRRVDLVALHRELVRVRARAGVVLDRGRNHLRLGCVAAPIIGRDGPCGGISLVGGPQIDFEQLAPMVVRATRAVAHRLASFR, encoded by the coding sequence ATGAGCACGTCGGGCGGAGTCCTCGAGAGGGCCGACCGGGACCGGGCCGAGGAGCGCCCGCCGTCGATGGTCGAACGGATGACCACGATCATGGTCGCCTTCGGGTCGCCGTCGTCGCGGCTCTCGCTCGAGGACGTGCAGGACGCGACCGGGCTGCCCCGGTCGACCGCGCACCGGATCCTCAACCAGCTGATCGCGCTCGACTGGGTTCGCCACACGCCGGCCGGCTACGCGCTCGGCAGTCGGGCGCTCGGCCTCGGTGGCGGCGATGCCCCCGAGATGGACCTGCGTGCCGCGGCGGCCGAGACCCTGCGCAGCCTGCACCTGGAGACCGGGCTGGTCGTCCACCTCGGCGTGCTGGAGGGCGCGGACGTGCGGATCCTGGACAAGGTCGGCGGTGCCCTCGCCGCACGTGTCCCGAGCCGGGTCGGCGGACGGCTGCCGGCGTCGTGGGCGCTGATCGGCAAGGCCCAGCTGGCGTTCCTGCCTCCCGAGGAGGTCGACGCGCTGGTCGCCGTCCAGCTCGCACAGACCTCGGACAAGAGGCGGGTCGACCTGGTCGCCCTGCACCGCGAGCTGGTCCGGGTCCGGGCCCGGGCGGGCGTCGTACTCGACCGGGGGCGCAACCACCTGCGACTCGGCTGCGTCGCGGCGCCGATCATCGGCCGCGACGGGCCGTGTGGCGGGATCTCGCTGGTCGGCGGGCCGCAGATCGACTTCGAGCAGCTCGCCCCGATGGTGGTGCGCGCGACGCGGGCGGTCGCCCACCGGCTGGCGTCCTTCCGCTGA
- a CDS encoding SDR family oxidoreductase: MGSLTGQVALVTGAGQGVGQGIALALATEGADIAVVGRTAAKLETTCALLRERGVKAEPFVCDIIETATIPATVAEVVATMGGVDILVNNAYSGAYGPLLTIDDDAVERSFASGPFATLAFMKACHPHFVARGGGHIVNLVTSAMVRWDPTTYGVYAAAKQAVRSLTRTAAVEWARDGIRANSIAPHALSPGLKRWTENNPEEAAEFVAAIPAGRIGDCEDDIGRAVVALVSSDLRYLTGATIPLDGGQAFFG, translated from the coding sequence ATGGGTTCGCTGACCGGACAGGTCGCACTGGTGACGGGAGCCGGCCAGGGCGTCGGACAGGGCATCGCGCTGGCGCTCGCCACCGAGGGCGCTGACATCGCGGTGGTCGGCCGGACCGCCGCCAAGCTCGAGACGACCTGCGCGCTGCTGCGCGAGCGTGGGGTGAAGGCGGAGCCGTTCGTCTGCGACATCATCGAGACCGCCACCATCCCGGCGACGGTGGCCGAGGTCGTCGCGACCATGGGCGGCGTCGACATCCTCGTCAACAACGCCTACTCCGGCGCCTACGGCCCGCTGCTCACCATCGACGACGACGCCGTCGAGCGCAGCTTCGCCTCCGGCCCGTTCGCCACCCTGGCCTTCATGAAGGCCTGCCACCCGCACTTCGTGGCCCGCGGCGGCGGTCACATCGTCAACCTGGTCACCTCCGCGATGGTGCGCTGGGACCCGACGACGTACGGCGTCTACGCCGCCGCCAAACAGGCCGTGCGCTCCCTGACCCGTACGGCGGCGGTCGAGTGGGCGCGTGACGGCATCCGTGCCAACAGCATCGCCCCGCACGCCCTCTCGCCCGGCCTGAAGCGCTGGACCGAGAACAACCCCGAGGAGGCGGCCGAGTTCGTCGCCGCCATCCCGGCGGGCCGGATCGGCGACTGCGAGGACGACATCGGCCGCGCCGTCGTCGCCCTCGTGAGCAGCGACCTGCGCTACCTCACCGGCGCCACCATCCCGCTCGACGGCGGGCAGGCCTTCTTCGGCTGA
- the hsaA gene encoding 3-hydroxy-9,10-secoandrosta-1,3,5(10)-triene-9,17-dione monooxygenase oxygenase subunit, which yields MSNEVLIAVEELLPGIAERAPAAEDARRIPDETMAELVGAGVFRMLQPSRYGGREGDPLEFYEVVRAIAGACGSTGWVAGVVGCHPWQVAQYPDAAQQEVWGADPDTLVASSYAPVGTITRVKGGFRLSGRWSFSSGCDHAAWATLGGLLVDAEGRPQDFMTMLLPRADYTIIDVWDAMGLRGSGSNDIVVDDTFVPEHRALRNYEQHQLQAPGRAVNTGPLYAMPFGTVFPMAITAPVIGIAAGAHERYLGTMRDRVRLSLGGGRFAEDPHAHVTVARAASDIDAAILQTERSVRDIYACAVRGEEIPMDWRFRARRDQVTSTERALAAVDALFKTAGGSSLRRGNPIERAWRDTHAGGVHVANDVERALTMYGRHAFGLDVEDTLV from the coding sequence GTGAGCAACGAGGTCCTCATCGCCGTCGAAGAGCTCCTCCCCGGGATCGCCGAGCGGGCGCCCGCCGCTGAGGACGCGCGCCGGATCCCGGACGAGACCATGGCCGAGCTCGTCGGAGCGGGCGTGTTCCGCATGCTCCAGCCGAGCCGGTACGGCGGCCGCGAGGGCGACCCGCTCGAGTTCTACGAGGTCGTGCGGGCGATCGCCGGGGCGTGCGGCTCGACCGGCTGGGTCGCCGGGGTCGTCGGCTGCCACCCGTGGCAGGTCGCGCAGTACCCGGACGCGGCCCAGCAGGAGGTGTGGGGCGCCGATCCCGACACGCTGGTCGCGTCGTCGTACGCCCCCGTCGGGACGATCACCCGGGTCAAGGGCGGGTTCCGGCTGAGCGGACGGTGGAGCTTCTCGTCGGGCTGTGACCACGCGGCGTGGGCCACGCTCGGCGGCCTGCTGGTCGACGCGGAGGGCCGGCCCCAGGACTTCATGACCATGCTTCTGCCGCGCGCGGACTACACGATCATCGACGTGTGGGACGCGATGGGCCTGCGCGGCTCGGGCAGCAACGACATCGTCGTGGACGACACGTTCGTGCCCGAGCACCGGGCGTTGCGCAACTACGAGCAGCACCAGCTGCAGGCACCCGGGCGCGCCGTCAACACCGGCCCGCTCTACGCGATGCCGTTCGGCACCGTCTTCCCGATGGCGATCACCGCGCCGGTGATCGGCATCGCCGCCGGCGCCCACGAGCGCTACCTGGGCACGATGCGCGACCGGGTGCGGCTGAGCCTGGGCGGCGGCCGGTTCGCCGAGGACCCGCACGCGCACGTCACCGTCGCGCGCGCCGCCTCGGACATCGACGCCGCGATCCTGCAGACCGAGCGCAGCGTCCGCGACATCTACGCGTGCGCGGTGCGGGGCGAGGAGATCCCGATGGACTGGCGGTTCCGGGCCCGCCGCGACCAGGTCACCTCGACCGAGCGCGCGCTTGCTGCGGTCGACGCACTCTTCAAGACCGCGGGCGGCTCCTCACTGCGCCGCGGCAACCCGATCGAGCGGGCCTGGCGCGACACCCACGCCGGCGGGGTCCACGTCGCGAACGACGTGGAGCGCGCGCTCACGATGTACGGACGCCACGCCTTCGGGCTCGACGTGGAGGACACGCTCGTCTGA
- a CDS encoding nuclear transport factor 2 family protein — protein MTAPGTLADRVARLEAVAEIKALKHRYLRACDAKDPAGFRAAFVAEGAVLDYGERIGRFEGADALVGVFEGIALRKVEGRYVVLDMHHALHADIDVLGATEATGRWTLRFRQVDLVAQVERVSAIEYDDGYALEEGEWRIARSAVTTLWTLEQPLADGFTVSGSLR, from the coding sequence ATGACCGCCCCAGGAACGCTCGCCGACCGCGTCGCCCGGCTCGAGGCCGTCGCGGAGATCAAGGCCCTCAAGCACCGCTACCTGCGCGCCTGCGACGCCAAGGATCCCGCCGGGTTCCGCGCCGCGTTCGTCGCCGAGGGCGCCGTGCTCGACTATGGCGAGCGGATCGGCCGGTTCGAGGGCGCCGACGCCCTGGTCGGGGTGTTCGAGGGCATCGCGCTGCGCAAGGTCGAGGGCCGCTACGTCGTCCTCGACATGCACCACGCCCTGCACGCCGACATCGACGTGCTCGGCGCCACCGAGGCGACGGGCCGCTGGACGCTGCGCTTCCGGCAGGTCGACCTGGTCGCGCAGGTGGAGCGGGTCAGCGCCATCGAGTACGACGACGGCTATGCCCTCGAGGAGGGCGAGTGGCGCATCGCCCGCTCCGCCGTCACCACTCTGTGGACCCTCGAGCAGCCGCTCGCCGACGGCTTCACGGTGAGCGGGTCGCTGCGGTGA
- a CDS encoding FAD-dependent oxidoreductase, which produces MHTSRTATYEHLLAPGTIGPMRLANRVVMPAMDMNLCHDGVIDEGDIAHYVARATGGTGLIITSAAAVAYPVGATSRKEPGLSDDRFVPGLAALADAVHAAGAKLCVQATHHGKIAKVDTADGRPLFVPSMPVGERDLSALRDNTPTELGAMATAVSEGKTPSFHEATAEDFAWLVGQFAAAARRVQQAGADAIEIHCAHGYVLGSFLSRADNRRTDDWGGSLENRARLACDVIRAVRAEVGDGLAILVRVAGKEYGGEGALTTEEAVAASRLFEAAGADAIHVTGWARNPFRDFTDGPLPNQVGAYADLARAVKEAVSIPVIAVGRVLPALGEELIASGGADFVAMGRQLLADPDLVGKLRDGRPASVRPCINCYVCVEQNFWDGVPVCAVNPALGNETLLPFPTVTTRRHVVVVGGGPGGLEAARVAAERGHRVTLVEKGDRLGGSAWFSQLTTPANGPLLEWLQHEVERLGVDVRLGDCVDADAVVALSPDAVVLATGAHRGLPPVSGAELPHVHTGDTLRGLITGEGGSGSRTLRLLGAAGRMSGLTRDPERIRDLTRKVLPIGRDVVVIGGSLVGLELAEFLAERRKSVTVLEHGAQAGLPMAIPRRWTAVRRATEHGVTVHRDAEVVEITPSEVHYRVGDELARVPADLVVVASFVEAGAPLADDLRARGLDVHVVGDAGEVGYIQGAIYSAWRAARSL; this is translated from the coding sequence GTGCACACCTCGCGAACAGCCACCTACGAGCACCTGCTGGCCCCCGGGACGATCGGACCGATGCGCCTCGCCAACCGTGTCGTCATGCCCGCGATGGACATGAACCTGTGCCACGACGGCGTCATCGACGAGGGCGACATCGCCCACTACGTCGCCCGCGCCACGGGCGGCACCGGCCTGATCATCACCTCCGCCGCCGCCGTCGCCTACCCCGTCGGCGCCACCAGCCGCAAGGAGCCCGGCCTCTCCGACGACCGGTTCGTCCCCGGGCTGGCCGCGCTCGCCGACGCGGTCCACGCCGCCGGCGCGAAGCTCTGCGTCCAGGCCACGCACCACGGCAAGATCGCCAAGGTCGACACCGCAGACGGACGGCCCCTCTTCGTGCCCTCGATGCCCGTCGGCGAGCGGGACCTGTCCGCGTTGCGCGACAACACCCCGACCGAGCTCGGCGCCATGGCCACCGCCGTCTCCGAGGGCAAGACGCCGAGCTTCCACGAGGCGACCGCGGAGGACTTCGCCTGGCTGGTGGGGCAGTTCGCTGCCGCGGCCCGGCGCGTGCAGCAGGCCGGCGCCGACGCGATCGAGATCCACTGCGCCCACGGGTACGTGCTCGGCAGCTTCCTCAGCCGGGCCGACAACCGACGTACCGACGACTGGGGCGGCTCCCTCGAGAACCGGGCCCGCCTCGCCTGCGACGTCATCCGGGCCGTGCGCGCCGAGGTCGGCGACGGGCTGGCGATCCTGGTGCGCGTCGCCGGCAAGGAGTACGGCGGGGAGGGCGCCCTCACGACCGAGGAGGCCGTCGCGGCGTCGCGGCTGTTCGAGGCCGCCGGCGCCGACGCCATCCACGTGACCGGGTGGGCCCGCAACCCCTTCCGCGACTTCACCGACGGCCCGCTGCCGAACCAGGTGGGCGCGTACGCCGACCTGGCGCGCGCCGTGAAGGAAGCCGTGTCGATCCCGGTGATCGCCGTCGGCCGCGTGCTGCCGGCGCTCGGTGAGGAGCTGATCGCCAGCGGTGGCGCGGACTTCGTGGCGATGGGGCGCCAGCTGCTGGCCGATCCCGACCTGGTCGGCAAGCTCCGCGACGGGCGCCCGGCGTCGGTGCGTCCCTGCATCAACTGCTACGTGTGCGTCGAGCAGAACTTCTGGGACGGCGTACCCGTGTGCGCGGTGAACCCCGCGCTCGGCAACGAGACGCTGCTCCCCTTCCCCACCGTCACCACGCGGCGCCACGTCGTGGTCGTCGGCGGTGGCCCCGGCGGCCTGGAGGCGGCGCGGGTCGCCGCCGAGCGCGGGCACCGGGTCACCCTCGTCGAGAAGGGCGACCGGCTGGGCGGCTCGGCCTGGTTCTCCCAGCTCACCACGCCCGCCAACGGTCCTCTGCTGGAGTGGCTGCAGCACGAGGTCGAGCGGCTCGGGGTCGACGTGCGCCTCGGCGACTGCGTCGACGCCGACGCGGTCGTCGCCCTCTCCCCCGACGCGGTGGTGCTGGCCACCGGCGCGCACCGCGGCCTGCCACCCGTGTCAGGCGCCGAGCTCCCCCACGTCCACACCGGCGACACGCTGCGCGGGCTGATCACCGGCGAGGGCGGATCCGGGAGCCGCACCCTGCGCCTGCTCGGTGCCGCCGGGCGGATGAGCGGCCTGACCCGCGACCCCGAGCGGATCCGCGACCTCACCCGCAAGGTGCTCCCGATCGGCAGGGACGTCGTCGTGATCGGCGGCTCGCTGGTCGGCCTCGAGCTCGCCGAGTTCCTCGCCGAGCGCCGCAAGAGCGTCACCGTCCTCGAGCACGGTGCCCAGGCCGGCCTGCCGATGGCGATCCCGCGACGCTGGACCGCCGTACGCAGGGCCACCGAGCACGGGGTCACCGTCCACCGCGACGCCGAGGTCGTTGAGATCACCCCGTCCGAGGTGCACTACCGGGTCGGCGACGAGCTGGCCCGCGTCCCCGCGGACCTGGTCGTGGTCGCGTCGTTCGTCGAGGCCGGCGCCCCGCTCGCCGACGACCTGCGCGCCCGCGGCCTGGACGTGCACGTCGTCGGCGACGCCGGCGAGGTCGGCTACATCCAGGGCGCCATCTACTCGGCCTGGCGCGCGGCCCGGTCCCTCTAG